A part of Maridesulfovibrio hydrothermalis AM13 = DSM 14728 genomic DNA contains:
- a CDS encoding hybrid sensor histidine kinase/response regulator, which yields MQYLKKYPLFSVMIGFELLFVTILICLIIFTLAYQSVARRQLQEVSEMRNESLLLAEQLRQSSDELTRMVRSYAVTGDKKFLKYFYMILDIRDGRIARPDNYERIFWDYKVADDKIYDPGKGPGKPLENMMREMGFTSAEFSMLEAAKSQSDKLVELEEIAINAMSGKFKDENGKFSIIKKPDRELALQVLFGKQYHAAKSGIMLSIDKFMSALNGRTASSVEKFNKKLELINTRLRMLFAGLIVLVPILLLTILRYQKRAVSDLNLSIEQKSKEIRERQYVESELRKSKDRLRVTLDSIGDGVIATDINGIITRMNPVAEQLTGWLSGEGVGMPLDKVFHVVSREKRVALETPVKKILEDGQDGGRVDSEEELLIAKDQSEYLISASASPIKEGSEDCMGVILVFHDITEQRKMQEQLMQSSKMEAIGQLAGGVAHDFNNMLSGIFSSVELLRRKLPDDPKIMKYLNLIFEASKRSADLTQKLLSFARKQPTASTVISAQDSINAAVEILRETIDRRIDIKIDNEADSTKIVGDPSMLQSVFINLGINASHAMPDGGTLNIVCSNVSFDDAYCEVNPFDIKPGMFLNIDFCDTGQGIPRKALPHIFEPFFTTKAQGKGTGLGLASVYGTIKQHDGAISVYSEEGVGTCFHMFLPLSDDDNEVARLHDSEPFKGEGLILVVDDEPIMRVTAEALLVEMGFDVALAQDGIEAVEVFRERSDEIDLVLIDMVMPGMSGVDSFKAMRDINSEIRGVLSSGFINEGDFEEVKKGGFAAYIRKPYLSRTLGDVLKNVLES from the coding sequence TTGCAATACCTAAAAAAATATCCTCTTTTCAGCGTGATGATTGGTTTTGAGTTGCTGTTTGTTACTATATTGATTTGTTTAATTATTTTTACACTCGCTTATCAGAGTGTTGCACGCAGGCAGCTTCAGGAAGTTTCTGAAATGCGTAATGAATCTCTCCTGTTGGCCGAGCAGTTGCGGCAGAGTTCTGATGAATTGACTAGAATGGTCAGATCTTACGCCGTGACTGGGGATAAGAAGTTTTTAAAGTATTTTTATATGATTCTTGATATTCGCGATGGTAGAATTGCACGTCCGGATAATTATGAACGTATTTTCTGGGATTATAAGGTTGCCGACGATAAAATCTATGACCCCGGGAAGGGGCCGGGTAAGCCTTTGGAAAATATGATGCGGGAGATGGGGTTTACCTCCGCAGAATTCTCTATGCTGGAAGCGGCTAAGAGTCAGTCGGATAAGCTGGTTGAGCTGGAGGAGATTGCAATCAATGCAATGAGCGGGAAGTTTAAAGATGAAAACGGTAAATTCAGCATAATCAAAAAGCCTGACAGGGAGCTTGCTTTACAGGTTTTATTTGGCAAACAGTACCACGCTGCGAAGAGCGGCATTATGCTTTCAATTGATAAATTTATGAGTGCCTTGAATGGGCGAACGGCATCAAGTGTTGAGAAATTTAATAAAAAGCTTGAATTGATTAATACGAGATTGCGGATGCTGTTCGCGGGGCTGATAGTGCTTGTCCCCATACTGCTGCTGACCATTTTGCGGTATCAGAAAAGAGCTGTAAGCGACCTGAATCTGTCTATTGAGCAGAAGAGTAAGGAAATTCGTGAACGGCAATATGTTGAAAGTGAATTGCGTAAAAGCAAAGACAGGCTGCGTGTGACTCTTGATTCTATTGGCGACGGGGTAATTGCAACGGACATAAATGGTATTATTACACGTATGAATCCTGTTGCAGAGCAGCTTACCGGCTGGCTTTCAGGCGAAGGTGTTGGCATGCCGCTGGATAAAGTCTTTCATGTTGTTTCCCGTGAGAAACGGGTTGCGCTGGAGACTCCTGTTAAAAAGATTTTGGAAGATGGTCAGGATGGAGGAAGAGTAGATTCTGAAGAAGAACTCCTGATTGCAAAGGATCAAAGCGAGTATCTTATATCTGCCTCAGCTTCGCCCATTAAGGAGGGTAGCGAAGATTGTATGGGGGTTATTCTGGTTTTCCACGATATAACTGAACAGCGTAAGATGCAGGAGCAGCTTATGCAAAGCTCCAAGATGGAGGCCATCGGACAGCTGGCAGGAGGGGTTGCTCATGATTTTAACAATATGCTCAGCGGAATTTTTTCTTCAGTAGAGCTGTTAAGACGCAAGCTGCCTGATGATCCTAAGATCATGAAGTATTTGAATCTGATTTTTGAAGCTTCAAAGCGTTCGGCAGATCTTACCCAGAAGCTGTTGTCCTTTGCCCGTAAGCAGCCGACAGCATCAACTGTCATCAGTGCTCAGGATTCTATAAATGCTGCTGTTGAAATTCTAAGGGAAACAATAGACAGGCGTATTGATATTAAGATCGATAATGAAGCTGATTCCACCAAGATTGTTGGTGATCCGTCAATGTTGCAGTCCGTGTTTATCAATCTGGGTATAAATGCATCACATGCTATGCCTGATGGCGGGACTCTGAATATTGTGTGCAGTAATGTAAGTTTTGATGATGCCTACTGTGAAGTTAATCCTTTTGATATTAAGCCGGGAATGTTCTTGAATATTGATTTTTGCGATACTGGACAGGGTATTCCCAGAAAGGCTCTTCCGCATATATTTGAACCGTTTTTTACCACTAAGGCTCAGGGAAAAGGTACTGGATTGGGGCTGGCTTCGGTGTATGGCACAATCAAGCAGCATGACGGGGCAATCAGTGTTTACAGTGAAGAAGGCGTAGGAACATGTTTTCATATGTTTCTACCTTTGTCCGATGATGATAATGAAGTGGCCAGACTGCATGACAGTGAACCCTTTAAAGGTGAGGGACTGATTCTGGTTGTGGATGATGAGCCTATAATGCGGGTAACGGCTGAGGCCCTGCTGGTTGAGATGGGGTTTGATGTTGCTTTGGCGCAGGACGGCATAGAAGCGGTTGAAGTATTCAGAGAAAGGTCCGATGAGATAGATTTGGTGTTGATTGATATGGTTATGCCCGGAATGAGCGGGGTTGATAGTTTTAAGGCCATGCGGGATATTAATTCCGAAATTCGGGGAGTACTTTCTTCCGGGTTCATCAATGAAGGTGATTTCGAAGAAGTTAAAAAGGGCGGCTTTGCTGCATACATTCGAAAACCATA